Genomic DNA from bacterium:
ACCGCTTCGACTTCATCTCGATAAGGGTCTGCCGGCCGAGATTTATTCCGGTAAATTTGAGGTGCGTGGTGAGGTTATATTGCCGCTGAAGGAGTTCGATCGCATTAATGCTGAGCGAGAGAAAAAGGGCGAGCCATTGTTTGCTAACCCCCGTAACGCAGGTGCAGGTACAGTCCGCCAGCTCGATCCAGCGGTGACCGCTTCGCGCCGACTCGAGTTTATTGGGTACGGTATAGAGATGGACTTGCCGGGTTTGCAGACTCACGCTGATGAACACGATTGGATGCGTCGACTCGGCTTCAAGGTTGCTAGTGAAGATCGTGTATTGCGCTCCATGCAGGATATTGAGGAGTTTATCGAGCATGCGACTGCCCTCAGAGAAAAACTGGCCTTTGGTATCGATGGTTTAGTAATTGCTATTAATGACAATGCGACATTTGCGGAGCTTGGCGTGGTTGGGAAGGCCCCGCGTGGAGCAGTAGCTTATAAGTTCCCAGCCGAGCAAGCTACGACGATACTCGAGGACATTCGTATCTCGATCGGTCGCACGGGAGCGGTAACTCCGTATGCAGTTTTGAGGCCTGTGCAAGTAGCTGGCACAACTGTCCAACGAGCTACACTGCACAATGAAGATGAGATCGAGCGAAAAGGATTACTTATCGGTGATACGGTCATTATTCAGAAGGCCGGAGACATTATTCCCGAAGTCGTCCGCCCCTTAGTCGAATTACGTACTGGTAACGAGCAGAAATTCGTCATGCCGACCGAGATCGATGGGGTGAAAGTCATCAAACCTGTTGGAGAAGCTGTAGCTCGTTTGGTTGATCTAGGTGTGGGGCAGGTACGCTGGCAACAGTTGATACATTTCGTCGGTAAGAGTGGGCTCGACATCGATGGTTTGGGGGAAAAGATTGTCGCGCAGCTCATGGAGGTAGGTCTCGTGAAGGAGCCGGCTGATTTCTTTGCTCTGACTAAAGAAGATTTGCTTGGCCTTGATCGATTTGCTGAGGTAAGTGCCCAAAACCTTATAGCTGCCATCCACGCGGCTCGCGAGGTACCGCTTGGGCGCTTCCTTTTTGCGTTAGGTATTCGTCACGTAGGGAGTAAGACCGCACAGGACATTGGGCGACATTTTCGATCACTGGCAAAATTGCGCGCAGCCAAACGAGAAGATTTCGATGGTATCCCAGGTATTGGGACGGTGGTGACTGATTCGATCATGGGCTGGATCGAAAGTCCGCATGAGCAAACTTCTCTCGATGCGATCTTACGTGCCGGTGTCACCGTACTTGATGAAGCAGCAGCAGTAACCGGCGATTATAGCGGCTCGACCTGGGTACTAACGGGGACGCTCGAATCACTTACGCGCGATGAAGCTAAGTCAAGAATTGAAGCCCAGGGGGGCAAGGTGACGAATTCGGTATCAAAGAATACCAGCTATGTGGTTGTTGGCACTGACCCCGGGAGTAAGTATGAGAAGGCGCAAGCACTTGGCGTACCGATACTTACGGAAGGTGAATTTCTTAGTCGTCTATAAAAAATGTCTCAGAATATCTCTGGGACATGGGGCAATGTGGTTATTAGCCGTAAAGGACGGGTGTGGTGCGATCGGGTGACCACTGTACGCTGTGACCGAATATTCCTGGTGCGATCAGCGACCGCTCACATCGGGGGCATCGAGCGGTATCTCGAATCCGTCGGGATACACCGCGTACAGGCGATACTCGTGGTGCCACGAATCACGTCGACTTGTGGCGGGTTCGGATTCAGGTAGTCCTTCGTGTAGGGGTACAGATAATTATTATAGTAACAGAATATAGATGTATAGTCAATACCGAAATGTATTGTCTTTTGTATACGGCATAGCGTAGCATAAGGATAATGAAAAAAGGTACGCATATCCCAAACCCGATTCTGGAGGATGAATTAGGGCTTGCAAAAGACGAAGTCATAGATCGTGATGATCAGGCGAAGATTGAGCTGGAAGCCGCCAAGCTTGAT
This window encodes:
- the ligA gene encoding NAD-dependent DNA ligase LigA, with protein sequence MNKVDPAKRAEQLREQLERYRYSYYVLDNPEIDDAVYDSLNHELVELEQAHPELVTADSPTQRVGGQANEAFQKVPHGTRMLSLTDAFSLEEVEKWEKRTEKLLGKTPHEYYGELKMDGLAIRLVYRDGVFAQAVTRGDGSVGEDVTHTVRTIRTIPLRLHLDKGLPAEIYSGKFEVRGEVILPLKEFDRINAEREKKGEPLFANPRNAGAGTVRQLDPAVTASRRLEFIGYGIEMDLPGLQTHADEHDWMRRLGFKVASEDRVLRSMQDIEEFIEHATALREKLAFGIDGLVIAINDNATFAELGVVGKAPRGAVAYKFPAEQATTILEDIRISIGRTGAVTPYAVLRPVQVAGTTVQRATLHNEDEIERKGLLIGDTVIIQKAGDIIPEVVRPLVELRTGNEQKFVMPTEIDGVKVIKPVGEAVARLVDLGVGQVRWQQLIHFVGKSGLDIDGLGEKIVAQLMEVGLVKEPADFFALTKEDLLGLDRFAEVSAQNLIAAIHAAREVPLGRFLFALGIRHVGSKTAQDIGRHFRSLAKLRAAKREDFDGIPGIGTVVTDSIMGWIESPHEQTSLDAILRAGVTVLDEAAAVTGDYSGSTWVLTGTLESLTRDEAKSRIEAQGGKVTNSVSKNTSYVVVGTDPGSKYEKAQALGVPILTEGEFLSRL